Proteins found in one Hippopotamus amphibius kiboko isolate mHipAmp2 chromosome 12, mHipAmp2.hap2, whole genome shotgun sequence genomic segment:
- the CAPRIN2 gene encoding caprin-2 isoform X11 — protein MKSAKPQVNHSQHGESQRAVSPLQSALSSAASPSQAYETYIDNGLICLKHKIRNIEKKKLKLEDYKDRLKNGEQLNPDQLEAVEKYEEVLHNLEFAKELQKTFSGLSQDLLKAQKKAQRREHMLKLEAEKKKLRTILQVQYVLQNLMQEHVQKDFKGGLNGAVYLPLKELDYLIKFSKLTCPERNESLSVEDQMEQSSLYFWDLLEGSEKAVVGTTYKHMKDLLSKLLNSGYFESIPVPKNAKEKEVSLEEEMLIKSEKKKQLLKTESVKESESLMELTQPEIQPQEFLNRRYMTEVDYTSKQDEEQSWEADYARKPNLPKCWDILTEPDGQEKKQESFKSWESSVKHQEVSKPAASLEQRKQEIPKLRSSLQEEQKKQDVSKTKATPSQWKQETPKSKAGYVQEEQKKQETSKPWPAQLQKEQDPKKQTPKSWTPSVQNDQDITKSWTTPICEEQDSRQPETPKSWENSVESQKHSLTPQSQISPKSWGVATASLIPNDQLLPRKFNTEPKDVPKPMHQPVGSSSTLPKDPVLRKEKLQDLMTQIQGTCNFMQESILDFDKPSSAIPSSQPPSATPGSPVASTEQNLSNQSDFLQEPLQAASSPVTCSSNACLVTADQASSGSGKEFMTSETPEAAVPPSKPPSSLASPNPPMSKGSDQGFQSPPASSSSVTINTAPFQAMQTVFNVNAPLPPRKEQEIKESPYSPGYNQSFTTASTQTPPQCQLPAIHVEQTVLSQETAASYPDGTIQVSNGSLAFYPAQTNVFPRPSQPFVNSRGSVRGCTRGGRLLTNSYRSPGGYKGFDTYRGPPSISNGNYSQLQFQAREYPGTPYSQRDNFQQCYKRGGTSGGPRANSRVAD, from the exons GAAGCAGTTGAAAAATATGAAGAAGTGCTACATAACTTAGAATTTGCCAAGGAGCTTCAGAAAACCTTTTCTGGACTGAGCCAAGAT CTACTTAAAGCGCAGaagaaagcccagagaagggAGCACATGCTAAAACTTGAAGCTGAGAAGAAAAAGCTTCGCACTATACTTCAAGTTCAGTATGTATTGCAGAACTTGATGCAGGAACATGTACAGAAAGACTTCAAAGGGGGCTTGAATGGTGCAGTGTATTTGCCTTTAAAAGAACTTGACTACCtcattaaattttcaaaactgaccTGTCCTGAAAGGAATGAAAGTCTGAG TGTTGAAGACCAGATGGAGCAGTCATCCTTGTACTTTTGGGACCTTTTGGAAGGTAGTGAGAAAGCAGTGGTAGGAACGACAT acaaacacatgaaagatcTACTGTCTAAGTTGCTGAACTCAGGCTATTTTGAAAGTATACCAGTTCCAAAAAATGCTAAGGAAAAAGAGGTATCATTGGAagaagaaatgctaataaaatcagagaagaaaaaacagttaTTGAAGACTGAATCTGTCAAAGAGTCAG AGTCGCTTATGGAACTTACACAGCCAGAGATACAACCACAAGAG TTTCTTAACAGACGCTACATGACAGAAGTAGATTATACAAGTAAACAAGATGAAGAGCAATCTTGGGAAGCAGATTATGCTAGAAAACCAAATCTCCCCAAATGTTGGGATATACTTACTGAACCAGATGGCCAGGAGAAGAAACAGGAATCCTTCAAGTCCTGGGAGTCTTCTGTTAAGCACCAGGAGGTATCAAAGCCTGCAGCTTCCTTAGAACAGAGGAAACAAGAGATTCCAAAACTCAGGTCCAGTCTGCAGGAAGAGCAGAAGAAGCAGGATGTCTCCAAAACCAAGGCAACTCCTAGCCAGTGGAAGCAAGAAACTCCTAAATCCAAAGCGGGATACGTTCAAGAGGAACAGAAGAAGCAGGAGACATCAAAGCCTTGGCCAGCTCAGCTGCAGAAAGAACAGGATCCAAAGAAGCAAACTCCAAAGTCTTGGACACCTTCTGTGCAGAATGACCAGGACATCACCAAGTCATGGACCACTCCCATCTGTGAAGAACAGGATTCAAGACAGCCAGAGACTCCAAAATCCTGGGAAAACAGTGTTGAGAGTCaaaaacactctttaacaccacaGTCACAGATTTCTCCAAAGTCCTGGGGGGTAGCTACAGCAAGCCTCATACCAAACGACCAGCTCCTGCCCAGGAAGTTTAATACAGAACCCAAAGAT GTGCCTAAGCCTATGCATCAGCCTGTAGGTTCTTCCTCCACTCTTCCCAAGGATCCAGTATtgaggaaagaaaaactgcaggATCTGATGACCCAGATTCAAGGAACTTGTAACTTTATGCAA GAATCAATTCTGGATTTTGACAAACCTTCAAGTGCAATTCCATCATCACAGCCGCCTTCAGCTACTCCAGGTAGCCCAGTAG CATCTACAGAACAAAATCTATCCAATCAAAGTGATTTTCTTCAAGAGCCATTACAG GCCGCTTCTTCTCCAGTTACTTGTAGCTCAAATGCTTGCTTGGTTACTGCCGATCAGGCTTCTTCGGGATCTGGCAAAGAGTTTATGACCTCAGAGACTCCTGAG GCAGCAGTTCCCCCAAGCAAGCCACCGTCTTCACTAGCTTCTCCAAATCCTCCCATGTCAAAGGGCTCTGACCAGGGCTTCCAGTCACCTCCAGCAAGTAGTAGTTCAGTAACCATTAACACAGCACCCTTTCAAGCCATGCAGACA GTATTTAATGTTAATGCACCTCTGCCTCCACGTAAagagcaagaaataaaagaatccccTTATTCACCTGGCTACAATCAAAGTTTTACTACAGCAAGTACACAAACACCACCCCAGTGCCAACTGCCAGCTATACACGTAGAACAAACTGTCCTTTCTCAAGAGACTG CAGCAAGTTATCCTGATGGAACTATTCAAGTAAGCAATGGTAGCCTTGCCTTTTACCCAGCACAGACGAATGTATTTCCCAGACCCTCTCAGCCATTTGTCAATAGCCGGGGATCTGTTAGAGGATGTACTCGTGGTGGGAGATTACTAACCAATTCGTATCGGTCCCCTGGTGGTTATAAAG GTTTTGATACTTACAGAGGACCTCCTTCCATTTCCAATGGAAATTATAGCCAGCTGCAGTTCCAAGCTAGAGAGTACCCTGGAACACCGTATTCCCAAAGG GATAATTTCCAGCAGTGTTACAAGCGAGGAGGGACATCTGGTGGTCCTCGGGCAAACTCGAGAG TAGCCGACTAA
- the CAPRIN2 gene encoding caprin-2 isoform X1, producing the protein MKSAKPQVNHSQHGESQRAVSPLQSALSSAASPSQAYETYIDNGLICLKHKIRNIEKKKLKLEDYKDRLKNGEQLNPDQLEAVEKYEEVLHNLEFAKELQKTFSGLSQDLLKAQKKAQRREHMLKLEAEKKKLRTILQVQYVLQNLMQEHVQKDFKGGLNGAVYLPLKELDYLIKFSKLTCPERNESLSVEDQMEQSSLYFWDLLEGSEKAVVGTTYKHMKDLLSKLLNSGYFESIPVPKNAKEKEVSLEEEMLIKSEKKKQLLKTESVKESESLMELTQPEIQPQEFLNRRYMTEVDYTSKQDEEQSWEADYARKPNLPKCWDILTEPDGQEKKQESFKSWESSVKHQEVSKPAASLEQRKQEIPKLRSSLQEEQKKQDVSKTKATPSQWKQETPKSKAGYVQEEQKKQETSKPWPAQLQKEQDPKKQTPKSWTPSVQNDQDITKSWTTPICEEQDSRQPETPKSWENSVESQKHSLTPQSQISPKSWGVATASLIPNDQLLPRKFNTEPKDVPKPMHQPVGSSSTLPKDPVLRKEKLQDLMTQIQGTCNFMQESILDFDKPSSAIPSSQPPSATPGSPVASTEQNLSNQSDFLQEPLQAASSPVTCSSNACLVTADQASSGSGKEFMTSETPEAAVPPSKPPSSLASPNPPMSKGSDQGFQSPPASSSSVTINTAPFQAMQTVFNVNAPLPPRKEQEIKESPYSPGYNQSFTTASTQTPPQCQLPAIHVEQTVLSQETAASYPDGTIQVSNGSLAFYPAQTNVFPRPSQPFVNSRGSVRGCTRGGRLLTNSYRSPGGYKGFDTYRGPPSISNGNYSQLQFQAREYPGTPYSQRDNFQQCYKRGGTSGGPRANSRAGWSDSSQVSSPERDNETFTSGDSGQGDSRSMTPVDVPVTNPAATILPVHVYPLPQQMRVAFSAARTSNLAPGTLDQPIVFDLLLNNLGETFDLQLGRFNCPVNGTYVFIFHMLKLAVNVPLYVNLMKNEEVLVSAYANDGAPDHETASNHAVLQLFQGDQIWLRLHRGAIYGSSWKYSTFSGYLLYQD; encoded by the exons GAAGCAGTTGAAAAATATGAAGAAGTGCTACATAACTTAGAATTTGCCAAGGAGCTTCAGAAAACCTTTTCTGGACTGAGCCAAGAT CTACTTAAAGCGCAGaagaaagcccagagaagggAGCACATGCTAAAACTTGAAGCTGAGAAGAAAAAGCTTCGCACTATACTTCAAGTTCAGTATGTATTGCAGAACTTGATGCAGGAACATGTACAGAAAGACTTCAAAGGGGGCTTGAATGGTGCAGTGTATTTGCCTTTAAAAGAACTTGACTACCtcattaaattttcaaaactgaccTGTCCTGAAAGGAATGAAAGTCTGAG TGTTGAAGACCAGATGGAGCAGTCATCCTTGTACTTTTGGGACCTTTTGGAAGGTAGTGAGAAAGCAGTGGTAGGAACGACAT acaaacacatgaaagatcTACTGTCTAAGTTGCTGAACTCAGGCTATTTTGAAAGTATACCAGTTCCAAAAAATGCTAAGGAAAAAGAGGTATCATTGGAagaagaaatgctaataaaatcagagaagaaaaaacagttaTTGAAGACTGAATCTGTCAAAGAGTCAG AGTCGCTTATGGAACTTACACAGCCAGAGATACAACCACAAGAG TTTCTTAACAGACGCTACATGACAGAAGTAGATTATACAAGTAAACAAGATGAAGAGCAATCTTGGGAAGCAGATTATGCTAGAAAACCAAATCTCCCCAAATGTTGGGATATACTTACTGAACCAGATGGCCAGGAGAAGAAACAGGAATCCTTCAAGTCCTGGGAGTCTTCTGTTAAGCACCAGGAGGTATCAAAGCCTGCAGCTTCCTTAGAACAGAGGAAACAAGAGATTCCAAAACTCAGGTCCAGTCTGCAGGAAGAGCAGAAGAAGCAGGATGTCTCCAAAACCAAGGCAACTCCTAGCCAGTGGAAGCAAGAAACTCCTAAATCCAAAGCGGGATACGTTCAAGAGGAACAGAAGAAGCAGGAGACATCAAAGCCTTGGCCAGCTCAGCTGCAGAAAGAACAGGATCCAAAGAAGCAAACTCCAAAGTCTTGGACACCTTCTGTGCAGAATGACCAGGACATCACCAAGTCATGGACCACTCCCATCTGTGAAGAACAGGATTCAAGACAGCCAGAGACTCCAAAATCCTGGGAAAACAGTGTTGAGAGTCaaaaacactctttaacaccacaGTCACAGATTTCTCCAAAGTCCTGGGGGGTAGCTACAGCAAGCCTCATACCAAACGACCAGCTCCTGCCCAGGAAGTTTAATACAGAACCCAAAGAT GTGCCTAAGCCTATGCATCAGCCTGTAGGTTCTTCCTCCACTCTTCCCAAGGATCCAGTATtgaggaaagaaaaactgcaggATCTGATGACCCAGATTCAAGGAACTTGTAACTTTATGCAA GAATCAATTCTGGATTTTGACAAACCTTCAAGTGCAATTCCATCATCACAGCCGCCTTCAGCTACTCCAGGTAGCCCAGTAG CATCTACAGAACAAAATCTATCCAATCAAAGTGATTTTCTTCAAGAGCCATTACAG GCCGCTTCTTCTCCAGTTACTTGTAGCTCAAATGCTTGCTTGGTTACTGCCGATCAGGCTTCTTCGGGATCTGGCAAAGAGTTTATGACCTCAGAGACTCCTGAG GCAGCAGTTCCCCCAAGCAAGCCACCGTCTTCACTAGCTTCTCCAAATCCTCCCATGTCAAAGGGCTCTGACCAGGGCTTCCAGTCACCTCCAGCAAGTAGTAGTTCAGTAACCATTAACACAGCACCCTTTCAAGCCATGCAGACA GTATTTAATGTTAATGCACCTCTGCCTCCACGTAAagagcaagaaataaaagaatccccTTATTCACCTGGCTACAATCAAAGTTTTACTACAGCAAGTACACAAACACCACCCCAGTGCCAACTGCCAGCTATACACGTAGAACAAACTGTCCTTTCTCAAGAGACTG CAGCAAGTTATCCTGATGGAACTATTCAAGTAAGCAATGGTAGCCTTGCCTTTTACCCAGCACAGACGAATGTATTTCCCAGACCCTCTCAGCCATTTGTCAATAGCCGGGGATCTGTTAGAGGATGTACTCGTGGTGGGAGATTACTAACCAATTCGTATCGGTCCCCTGGTGGTTATAAAG GTTTTGATACTTACAGAGGACCTCCTTCCATTTCCAATGGAAATTATAGCCAGCTGCAGTTCCAAGCTAGAGAGTACCCTGGAACACCGTATTCCCAAAGG GATAATTTCCAGCAGTGTTACAAGCGAGGAGGGACATCTGGTGGTCCTCGGGCAAACTCGAGAG CAGGGTGGAGTGATTCTTCTCAGGTGAGCAGCCCAGAAAGAGACAACGAAACCTTTACCAGTGGTGACTCTGGACAAGGAGACTCCCGTAGCATGACCCCTGTGGATGTACCCGTGACAAACCCAGCAGCCACCATACTGCCAGTACACGTGTACCCCCTGCCTCAGCAGATGCGTGTTGCCTTCTCCGCAGCCAGAACCTCGAATCTCGCCCCTGGAACTTTAGACCAACCTATTGTGTTTGATCTTCTCCTGAACAACCTGGGAGAAACGTTTGATCTTCAGCTTGGTAGATTTAATTGCCCGGTGAATGGCACTTACGTTTTCATTTTCCACATGCTAAAGCTGGCAGTGAACGTGCCGCTGTACGTCAACCTCATGAAGAACGAAGAGGTCCTGGTGTCTGCCTATGCCAACGATGGTGCTCCGGACCACGAGACCGCCAGCAACCACGCGGTTCTTCAGCTCTTCCAGGGAGACCAGATATGGCTGCGCCTGCACAGAGGGGCGATTTATGGGAGCAGCTGGAAGTACTCCACATTTTCAGGCTATCTTCTTTACCAGGATTGA
- the CAPRIN2 gene encoding caprin-2 isoform X4, translated as MKSAKPQVNHSQHGESQRAVSPLQSALSSAASPSQAYETYIDNGLICLKHKIRNIEKKKLKLEDYKDRLKNGEQLNPDQLEAVEKYEEVLHNLEFAKELQKTFSGLSQDLLKAQKKAQRREHMLKLEAEKKKLRTILQVQYVLQNLMQEHVQKDFKGGLNGAVYLPLKELDYLIKFSKLTCPERNESLSVEDQMEQSSLYFWDLLEGSEKAVVGTTYKHMKDLLSKLLNSGYFESIPVPKNAKEKEVSLEEEMLIKSEKKKQLLKTESVKESESLMELTQPEIQPQEFLNRRYMTEVDYTSKQDEEQSWEADYARKPNLPKCWDILTEPDGQEKKQESFKSWESSVKHQEVSKPAASLEQRKQEIPKLRSSLQEEQKKQDVSKTKATPSQWKQETPKSKAGYVQEEQKKQETSKPWPAQLQKEQDPKKQTPKSWTPSVQNDQDITKSWTTPICEEQDSRQPETPKSWENSVESQKHSLTPQSQISPKSWGVATASLIPNDQLLPRKFNTEPKDVPKPMHQPVGSSSTLPKDPVLRKEKLQDLMTQIQGTCNFMQESILDFDKPSSAIPSSQPPSATPGSPVASTEQNLSNQSDFLQEPLQAAVPPSKPPSSLASPNPPMSKGSDQGFQSPPASSSSVTINTAPFQAMQTVFNVNAPLPPRKEQEIKESPYSPGYNQSFTTASTQTPPQCQLPAIHVEQTVLSQETAASYPDGTIQVSNGSLAFYPAQTNVFPRPSQPFVNSRGSVRGCTRGGRLLTNSYRSPGGYKGFDTYRGPPSISNGNYSQLQFQAREYPGTPYSQRDNFQQCYKRGGTSGGPRANSRAGWSDSSQVSSPERDNETFTSGDSGQGDSRSMTPVDVPVTNPAATILPVHVYPLPQQMRVAFSAARTSNLAPGTLDQPIVFDLLLNNLGETFDLQLGRFNCPVNGTYVFIFHMLKLAVNVPLYVNLMKNEEVLVSAYANDGAPDHETASNHAVLQLFQGDQIWLRLHRGAIYGSSWKYSTFSGYLLYQD; from the exons GAAGCAGTTGAAAAATATGAAGAAGTGCTACATAACTTAGAATTTGCCAAGGAGCTTCAGAAAACCTTTTCTGGACTGAGCCAAGAT CTACTTAAAGCGCAGaagaaagcccagagaagggAGCACATGCTAAAACTTGAAGCTGAGAAGAAAAAGCTTCGCACTATACTTCAAGTTCAGTATGTATTGCAGAACTTGATGCAGGAACATGTACAGAAAGACTTCAAAGGGGGCTTGAATGGTGCAGTGTATTTGCCTTTAAAAGAACTTGACTACCtcattaaattttcaaaactgaccTGTCCTGAAAGGAATGAAAGTCTGAG TGTTGAAGACCAGATGGAGCAGTCATCCTTGTACTTTTGGGACCTTTTGGAAGGTAGTGAGAAAGCAGTGGTAGGAACGACAT acaaacacatgaaagatcTACTGTCTAAGTTGCTGAACTCAGGCTATTTTGAAAGTATACCAGTTCCAAAAAATGCTAAGGAAAAAGAGGTATCATTGGAagaagaaatgctaataaaatcagagaagaaaaaacagttaTTGAAGACTGAATCTGTCAAAGAGTCAG AGTCGCTTATGGAACTTACACAGCCAGAGATACAACCACAAGAG TTTCTTAACAGACGCTACATGACAGAAGTAGATTATACAAGTAAACAAGATGAAGAGCAATCTTGGGAAGCAGATTATGCTAGAAAACCAAATCTCCCCAAATGTTGGGATATACTTACTGAACCAGATGGCCAGGAGAAGAAACAGGAATCCTTCAAGTCCTGGGAGTCTTCTGTTAAGCACCAGGAGGTATCAAAGCCTGCAGCTTCCTTAGAACAGAGGAAACAAGAGATTCCAAAACTCAGGTCCAGTCTGCAGGAAGAGCAGAAGAAGCAGGATGTCTCCAAAACCAAGGCAACTCCTAGCCAGTGGAAGCAAGAAACTCCTAAATCCAAAGCGGGATACGTTCAAGAGGAACAGAAGAAGCAGGAGACATCAAAGCCTTGGCCAGCTCAGCTGCAGAAAGAACAGGATCCAAAGAAGCAAACTCCAAAGTCTTGGACACCTTCTGTGCAGAATGACCAGGACATCACCAAGTCATGGACCACTCCCATCTGTGAAGAACAGGATTCAAGACAGCCAGAGACTCCAAAATCCTGGGAAAACAGTGTTGAGAGTCaaaaacactctttaacaccacaGTCACAGATTTCTCCAAAGTCCTGGGGGGTAGCTACAGCAAGCCTCATACCAAACGACCAGCTCCTGCCCAGGAAGTTTAATACAGAACCCAAAGAT GTGCCTAAGCCTATGCATCAGCCTGTAGGTTCTTCCTCCACTCTTCCCAAGGATCCAGTATtgaggaaagaaaaactgcaggATCTGATGACCCAGATTCAAGGAACTTGTAACTTTATGCAA GAATCAATTCTGGATTTTGACAAACCTTCAAGTGCAATTCCATCATCACAGCCGCCTTCAGCTACTCCAGGTAGCCCAGTAG CATCTACAGAACAAAATCTATCCAATCAAAGTGATTTTCTTCAAGAGCCATTACAG GCAGCAGTTCCCCCAAGCAAGCCACCGTCTTCACTAGCTTCTCCAAATCCTCCCATGTCAAAGGGCTCTGACCAGGGCTTCCAGTCACCTCCAGCAAGTAGTAGTTCAGTAACCATTAACACAGCACCCTTTCAAGCCATGCAGACA GTATTTAATGTTAATGCACCTCTGCCTCCACGTAAagagcaagaaataaaagaatccccTTATTCACCTGGCTACAATCAAAGTTTTACTACAGCAAGTACACAAACACCACCCCAGTGCCAACTGCCAGCTATACACGTAGAACAAACTGTCCTTTCTCAAGAGACTG CAGCAAGTTATCCTGATGGAACTATTCAAGTAAGCAATGGTAGCCTTGCCTTTTACCCAGCACAGACGAATGTATTTCCCAGACCCTCTCAGCCATTTGTCAATAGCCGGGGATCTGTTAGAGGATGTACTCGTGGTGGGAGATTACTAACCAATTCGTATCGGTCCCCTGGTGGTTATAAAG GTTTTGATACTTACAGAGGACCTCCTTCCATTTCCAATGGAAATTATAGCCAGCTGCAGTTCCAAGCTAGAGAGTACCCTGGAACACCGTATTCCCAAAGG GATAATTTCCAGCAGTGTTACAAGCGAGGAGGGACATCTGGTGGTCCTCGGGCAAACTCGAGAG CAGGGTGGAGTGATTCTTCTCAGGTGAGCAGCCCAGAAAGAGACAACGAAACCTTTACCAGTGGTGACTCTGGACAAGGAGACTCCCGTAGCATGACCCCTGTGGATGTACCCGTGACAAACCCAGCAGCCACCATACTGCCAGTACACGTGTACCCCCTGCCTCAGCAGATGCGTGTTGCCTTCTCCGCAGCCAGAACCTCGAATCTCGCCCCTGGAACTTTAGACCAACCTATTGTGTTTGATCTTCTCCTGAACAACCTGGGAGAAACGTTTGATCTTCAGCTTGGTAGATTTAATTGCCCGGTGAATGGCACTTACGTTTTCATTTTCCACATGCTAAAGCTGGCAGTGAACGTGCCGCTGTACGTCAACCTCATGAAGAACGAAGAGGTCCTGGTGTCTGCCTATGCCAACGATGGTGCTCCGGACCACGAGACCGCCAGCAACCACGCGGTTCTTCAGCTCTTCCAGGGAGACCAGATATGGCTGCGCCTGCACAGAGGGGCGATTTATGGGAGCAGCTGGAAGTACTCCACATTTTCAGGCTATCTTCTTTACCAGGATTGA
- the CAPRIN2 gene encoding caprin-2 isoform X6, with the protein MKSAKPQVNHSQHGESQRAVSPLQSALSSAASPSQAYETYIDNGLICLKHKIRNIEKKKLKLEDYKDRLKNGEQLNPDQLEAVEKYEEVLHNLEFAKELQKTFSGLSQDLLKAQKKAQRREHMLKLEAEKKKLRTILQVQYVLQNLMQEHVQKDFKGGLNGAVYLPLKELDYLIKFSKLTCPERNESLSVEDQMEQSSLYFWDLLEGSEKAVVGTTYKHMKDLLSKLLNSGYFESIPVPKNAKEKEVSLEEEMLIKSEKKKQLLKTESVKESESLMELTQPEIQPQEFLNRRYMTEVDYTSKQDEEQSWEADYARKPNLPKCWDILTEPDGQEKKQESFKSWESSVKHQEVSKPAASLEQRKQEIPKLRSSLQEEQKKQDVSKTKATPSQWKQETPKSKAGYVQEEQKKQETSKPWPAQLQKEQDPKKQTPKSWTPSVQNDQDITKSWTTPICEEQDSRQPETPKSWENSVESQKHSLTPQSQISPKSWGVATASLIPNDQLLPRKFNTEPKDVPKPMHQPVGSSSTLPKDPVLRKEKLQDLMTQIQGTCNFMQESILDFDKPSSAIPSSQPPSATPGSPVASTEQNLSNQSDFLQEPLQAAVPPSKPPSSLASPNPPMSKGSDQGFQSPPASSSSVTINTAPFQAMQTVFNVNAPLPPRKEQEIKESPYSPGYNQSFTTASTQTPPQCQLPAIHVEQTVLSQETAQTNVFPRPSQPFVNSRGSVRGCTRGGRLLTNSYRSPGGYKGFDTYRGPPSISNGNYSQLQFQAREYPGTPYSQRDNFQQCYKRGGTSGGPRANSRAGWSDSSQVSSPERDNETFTSGDSGQGDSRSMTPVDVPVTNPAATILPVHVYPLPQQMRVAFSAARTSNLAPGTLDQPIVFDLLLNNLGETFDLQLGRFNCPVNGTYVFIFHMLKLAVNVPLYVNLMKNEEVLVSAYANDGAPDHETASNHAVLQLFQGDQIWLRLHRGAIYGSSWKYSTFSGYLLYQD; encoded by the exons GAAGCAGTTGAAAAATATGAAGAAGTGCTACATAACTTAGAATTTGCCAAGGAGCTTCAGAAAACCTTTTCTGGACTGAGCCAAGAT CTACTTAAAGCGCAGaagaaagcccagagaagggAGCACATGCTAAAACTTGAAGCTGAGAAGAAAAAGCTTCGCACTATACTTCAAGTTCAGTATGTATTGCAGAACTTGATGCAGGAACATGTACAGAAAGACTTCAAAGGGGGCTTGAATGGTGCAGTGTATTTGCCTTTAAAAGAACTTGACTACCtcattaaattttcaaaactgaccTGTCCTGAAAGGAATGAAAGTCTGAG TGTTGAAGACCAGATGGAGCAGTCATCCTTGTACTTTTGGGACCTTTTGGAAGGTAGTGAGAAAGCAGTGGTAGGAACGACAT acaaacacatgaaagatcTACTGTCTAAGTTGCTGAACTCAGGCTATTTTGAAAGTATACCAGTTCCAAAAAATGCTAAGGAAAAAGAGGTATCATTGGAagaagaaatgctaataaaatcagagaagaaaaaacagttaTTGAAGACTGAATCTGTCAAAGAGTCAG AGTCGCTTATGGAACTTACACAGCCAGAGATACAACCACAAGAG TTTCTTAACAGACGCTACATGACAGAAGTAGATTATACAAGTAAACAAGATGAAGAGCAATCTTGGGAAGCAGATTATGCTAGAAAACCAAATCTCCCCAAATGTTGGGATATACTTACTGAACCAGATGGCCAGGAGAAGAAACAGGAATCCTTCAAGTCCTGGGAGTCTTCTGTTAAGCACCAGGAGGTATCAAAGCCTGCAGCTTCCTTAGAACAGAGGAAACAAGAGATTCCAAAACTCAGGTCCAGTCTGCAGGAAGAGCAGAAGAAGCAGGATGTCTCCAAAACCAAGGCAACTCCTAGCCAGTGGAAGCAAGAAACTCCTAAATCCAAAGCGGGATACGTTCAAGAGGAACAGAAGAAGCAGGAGACATCAAAGCCTTGGCCAGCTCAGCTGCAGAAAGAACAGGATCCAAAGAAGCAAACTCCAAAGTCTTGGACACCTTCTGTGCAGAATGACCAGGACATCACCAAGTCATGGACCACTCCCATCTGTGAAGAACAGGATTCAAGACAGCCAGAGACTCCAAAATCCTGGGAAAACAGTGTTGAGAGTCaaaaacactctttaacaccacaGTCACAGATTTCTCCAAAGTCCTGGGGGGTAGCTACAGCAAGCCTCATACCAAACGACCAGCTCCTGCCCAGGAAGTTTAATACAGAACCCAAAGAT GTGCCTAAGCCTATGCATCAGCCTGTAGGTTCTTCCTCCACTCTTCCCAAGGATCCAGTATtgaggaaagaaaaactgcaggATCTGATGACCCAGATTCAAGGAACTTGTAACTTTATGCAA GAATCAATTCTGGATTTTGACAAACCTTCAAGTGCAATTCCATCATCACAGCCGCCTTCAGCTACTCCAGGTAGCCCAGTAG CATCTACAGAACAAAATCTATCCAATCAAAGTGATTTTCTTCAAGAGCCATTACAG GCAGCAGTTCCCCCAAGCAAGCCACCGTCTTCACTAGCTTCTCCAAATCCTCCCATGTCAAAGGGCTCTGACCAGGGCTTCCAGTCACCTCCAGCAAGTAGTAGTTCAGTAACCATTAACACAGCACCCTTTCAAGCCATGCAGACA GTATTTAATGTTAATGCACCTCTGCCTCCACGTAAagagcaagaaataaaagaatccccTTATTCACCTGGCTACAATCAAAGTTTTACTACAGCAAGTACACAAACACCACCCCAGTGCCAACTGCCAGCTATACACGTAGAACAAACTGTCCTTTCTCAAGAGACTG CACAGACGAATGTATTTCCCAGACCCTCTCAGCCATTTGTCAATAGCCGGGGATCTGTTAGAGGATGTACTCGTGGTGGGAGATTACTAACCAATTCGTATCGGTCCCCTGGTGGTTATAAAG GTTTTGATACTTACAGAGGACCTCCTTCCATTTCCAATGGAAATTATAGCCAGCTGCAGTTCCAAGCTAGAGAGTACCCTGGAACACCGTATTCCCAAAGG GATAATTTCCAGCAGTGTTACAAGCGAGGAGGGACATCTGGTGGTCCTCGGGCAAACTCGAGAG CAGGGTGGAGTGATTCTTCTCAGGTGAGCAGCCCAGAAAGAGACAACGAAACCTTTACCAGTGGTGACTCTGGACAAGGAGACTCCCGTAGCATGACCCCTGTGGATGTACCCGTGACAAACCCAGCAGCCACCATACTGCCAGTACACGTGTACCCCCTGCCTCAGCAGATGCGTGTTGCCTTCTCCGCAGCCAGAACCTCGAATCTCGCCCCTGGAACTTTAGACCAACCTATTGTGTTTGATCTTCTCCTGAACAACCTGGGAGAAACGTTTGATCTTCAGCTTGGTAGATTTAATTGCCCGGTGAATGGCACTTACGTTTTCATTTTCCACATGCTAAAGCTGGCAGTGAACGTGCCGCTGTACGTCAACCTCATGAAGAACGAAGAGGTCCTGGTGTCTGCCTATGCCAACGATGGTGCTCCGGACCACGAGACCGCCAGCAACCACGCGGTTCTTCAGCTCTTCCAGGGAGACCAGATATGGCTGCGCCTGCACAGAGGGGCGATTTATGGGAGCAGCTGGAAGTACTCCACATTTTCAGGCTATCTTCTTTACCAGGATTGA